A window from Pseudomonas frederiksbergensis encodes these proteins:
- a CDS encoding divergent polysaccharide deacetylase family protein, with protein sequence MSLRLFLGLLCCLVGVAHAAPATTAATPHKAYLSLIIDDLGQNLPRDRRVLALPGPVTAAIMPDTPHASEFAREAHRAGKIVILHMPMDPATGPFAWHPDLPIDELEKRLNAAFKVVPYTAGINNHMGSRMTSQPAAMAWLMADLQRRHKLFVDSRTSAQTVAAAEAQKIGLASVSRDVFLDDEPTEAAIFTQLQTAISLAQKQGSAVMIGHPYPQTLAVLERELPKLKAQGIDWIDIKQMVSVRGNRATAAHGKDGLYRIPPAR encoded by the coding sequence ATGAGCCTGCGGTTGTTCCTCGGCCTGCTGTGCTGTCTGGTGGGTGTCGCTCACGCGGCGCCTGCCACAACAGCAGCCACACCTCACAAGGCTTATCTGAGCCTGATCATCGATGACCTGGGGCAGAACCTGCCCCGGGATCGTCGCGTGCTGGCCCTGCCCGGCCCGGTCACCGCAGCAATCATGCCCGACACACCCCACGCCAGCGAATTTGCCCGCGAGGCCCATCGCGCCGGCAAGATTGTCATCCTGCACATGCCCATGGACCCGGCCACCGGCCCGTTCGCCTGGCACCCCGACCTGCCCATCGACGAACTTGAAAAACGCCTGAACGCAGCGTTCAAGGTCGTGCCCTACACCGCCGGCATCAACAACCACATGGGCAGCCGCATGACCTCTCAGCCGGCGGCCATGGCCTGGTTGATGGCGGACTTGCAGCGTCGGCACAAGCTCTTCGTCGACAGCCGCACCAGTGCGCAAACCGTGGCCGCCGCCGAGGCGCAGAAGATTGGTCTGGCAAGTGTTTCGCGGGATGTGTTCCTGGATGACGAGCCCACTGAAGCGGCAATTTTCACTCAACTGCAGACCGCTATCAGCCTGGCGCAAAAGCAAGGTTCTGCGGTAATGATCGGGCATCCGTATCCGCAGACATTAGCGGTGCTTGAACGTGAATTGCCCAAGCTCAAGGCTCAGGGCATTGACTGGATCGACATCAAACAGATGGTCAGTGTGCGCGGCAATCGCGCTACAGCCGCACACGGCAAGGATGGGCTTTACCGCATCCCTCCTGCCCGCTGA